The Nitrospira sp. sequence AATCCAAGATGCCGAGGTTCTCTCCGATTTCCCAATGGGGCTTGGGGGGACTTGTAAAAGACGGGATGGTGCCCCATCGACGAACCTCGACATTCTCTGAGGCGTCGGACCCCACGGGGACCGAGGCGTGTGGAAGGTTGGGGATTCGAAGCGCCACATCGGTCAGCGCCTCCTCGACCTTTCGTTGATTTCCCTCGAGGTCCTTAATGCGGCCCCCTAACTGTTTCATGGCCGCCATCGCTGCTTCAGCCGGTTCTTTGGCGCGACGAAGACGAGCGACCTCTTCGGAGCCTTTGTTGAGTTCGTACCGGAGCTGCTCGACCTGCGTCGTCACGGCGCGGCGCTCTTCGCTCAACTGTTCGAGATCATCCCACGGAACGTCGTTCCCGCGTCGCCCGAGAGAGGTACGGATGTGGTCGAGGTTTTCGCGGAGTTGCTTCAGATCGTACACAGGTCGCTCTTCAAAAAAAAGCGGTTGGAATCTAGCATCTGAGTTCAGGAGAGTCAATGAAACGACGGGCCTGCATGCTATGGGCGGCCGACTTGGGAAGGGAATTGACATCGATTGGGTATAAGAGACAGGATGGGCGCATGCGCTCAATCTCCAATCCCCCGAACCCGTTTGAATCGCAGCATCGGGAACTCCTCGAACCGGCTGGTGCGGCGACACTGACAGTGTATTCAGACGACAGTCGGGAGATTTTGAGCCGCAACGACAGCCCGGACTTGCCGTTTCGATGGAGTGTCAATCCCTATCGAGGGTGCTTTCATGCCTGTGCCTACTGCTACGCTCGTCCGTCCCATGAGTATTGGGGATTCGGGGCAGGAACCGACTTCGAAAGCAAAATCATCGTGAAAGAGGAGGCGCCGCAATTGCTCCGGCGCGCCTTGGACAAACCCTCCTGGCGCGGAGAGCTGATCGTCTTTTCCGGCAACACGGATTGTTATCAGCCGCTCGAGGCTGAGTACGGATTGACTCGCGCCTGCTTGGAGGTCTGCGCGGAGTACCGGAATCCCGTGGGGATCATTACAAAAGGATCGTTGATTCTCCGTGATCTCGACGTGCTGACCAGACTGAGCCGGGAAGCTTGGGTCTGTGTGTATTTCAGCATCCCGTTTTCCTCAGACGAGACAGGCCGGAAAGTGGAGCCCCATGCGCCGTCGATCACCAAGCGTTTCTCCGCCATGAAGACACTCTCCGAGGCCGGTATTCCAACGGGCGTCTCCGTTGCGCCTGTCATCCCTGGTTTGAACGAAGATGATATCCCTGAATTGCTGGAGCGGGCGCGTCAGGCCGGCGCGCATACCGCTACCCACAGCTTGTTGAGATTGTCCGGAAGTTTGGAGGCGGTGTTCCTGGAACGGATGCGGGAGTCATTTCCTGAACGGATCGGAAAGATTACAAATCGAATACGCGAGGTGCGCGGCGGGGCACTCACAGAAAGCCGATTCTTCAGGCGTCAAGCCGGGCAGGGGACTTATTGGGAGTTGATCGAGCAGTTGTTCGCCATGGCCAAGCGCCGGGCGGGATTTGAAGAGGACCATATCGGCAGTATTCCTGAGACGTTTCGTCGGCCAGGCGTCGAACAGCCGTCATTATTCTAAAGGAGAAGACATGCAACATCATCCGGGCTTTTTGGAACTGGTCAACCGCGCCAAACAACGAGTGAAAGAAAGCAGTGCCGGTGATGTGAAGGCGCGTCTCGACCGGGGTGAACGGTTTCATTTCATCGATGTTCGGGAAGACCACGAATTTGCCAAGGATCATGCGCGGGGAGCGCGTCATCTCGGCAAGGGAATTATTGAGCGGGATATTGAGGCGATAGTCCCTGATAAGCAGGACCCTATCGTCCTGTATTGCGGAGGCGGGTTTCGGTCCGCGCTCTCCGCCGATGCGCTGCAACAGATGGGATACACCAATGTGATTTCAATGGATGGCGGGATACGGGCGTGGCGAGAGGCCGGCTACCCATTGGAATAGGTTGGAATGCGGTTCAGCCGGCTACTTATTGGTTCTGTCGAATTCCTTTATCACTTGGTCGGTCAGATCGATCGTATCTTTGCTGTAGATCACGATCTTGACGGTTTGCTCGCTGCCTTTGTCGACGACGAGCGCAATGCCTCCCTTTTCAGCGACGGATTGTGTCGCCGCGGAGATTTTCTTCATGTATTCGTCGACCAATTCTTTCTGTTTCTTCTGGAGTTCCTGATTGAATTCCTGGGCGCGCTTTTGGAAGTCCTGGACCTTCGTCCGGAACTGGCCCTCTTTTTCCTTCCGTTCGGTCTCATTCCACTTGGGAGCCTGCTCTTTCAACTGCTTTTCGTAATTCCGAAGATCTTCTTCATCTCTCTGGAGGAGTTTCTGCCTGGTCGAGACGTATTCCTTCAGCCCATCGAGCGCTCGCTTGCCGGCTTTTGACTTTTCCAAGACGGACTGTGGGTCTACCACAGCCATCTTGAATTCAGCGGCGTGGGCGGCGGGTGCGATGAGCGGAAGAACCGAGAAGAGCAGCACTGCAAGGAACAGGGGTCGCGCAGCAGAAATCAGCATATCGTCCTCTTATGCCTCCTGACCAAATGGGAGAACCGGGGAAGAATAACCGTGCCGTAGAGGCCTGTCAAGCGAACAGATTGTTACCACGAATCAAAACTGATCGACTCCTCCGCGATCCAGACCTCGACGCCATAATGCCATTTGAGCCGTCGCGCGACCGCCCTCATGGCGTATTCGTCCGCGTGGGTTGGGTCGAAGGGGTTCCGGATCTTTTGTAATCTTTCTTTTTTGAACGGAGGCGGGTAGCCAAGGTCTTTCATTGCGAGGGCCACCATGTTCAACTGAAAGATGCGTGGGGTTTGATTGAGCTCCACCAGCAGGATTTCCGCCGGCCCGTCTGAAGCTCTGTGGGCACGGAACAGTTCAATGACCCGGCCCTTCAGCTGTGAACGCTGTGATTCTGTGAGTTCCGGCAGGGCCAACTCAACCAACAGCGCGTTGGTGGCACCGTTGAACGACGGCATATTGAACAGTCTGCTCAGCAATCCCATGGCGTTCCCGACGACTGACGGTTGTAGTTGGATTGAGCCAGCCCTTTCTTAGGAAGGCGGCTTCGGCTCGGAGAGAGTGTACTGAAACGCGCGGGAATTTTCCACCGTTCGGTGAGAGGGATCGTGAAAAAATCGGTTGGAAACGTGTGATCGAACTACCTGAAAAGTCGCTTGATTGTGCCGGTCGCCGTGTCCACACCCTTCTGGATGACCTTGCCTGCGGTCCCGAGGCCAGGCGACGCCATAGACGCGCCGGTCTGTTGAACGAGCGGGCCAAGAATCTGTCTCATGGCCTCTCCGGTGGTTGTGCCGTTCGATATCTTGCCGATGTCCTGAAGATGCAGATCGGGTAACGCCAGTGATGCCGATTGAGCGCCAAGCATGTCGGTGCGGACGCGAACTGTTCCGTTCATAATGTAAAGATGCTCGATGACCAGCTTTTTGCCTGATTCGGAGTCTCCTGAAATGTTCCCCTCGCCGTGTTGACGAGACACATAGCGCTCGATGTTGCGTTGAAGCCTGTCGAGGTTGCTGCCTGCAGAGGTGTATTCATACGTGATTTCAGGTTTGACGAGTGTGATCTCTTTGATTCGGATCACGTCTGTCGTGAGCGAGCCGATGTCGAGTGTCATGCGGATTTCACCAAGCGACAGAGCGTGTGTGGTCCTAAAGCCGTCAGGATTGCCGACTATGAGACCTCGCAATGCGGCTCTTCCCTCCGCCAAGCTGATACTGACGCCTGATAGGCTGATCGGTACACCGGTGATTTCCGGTCCATAGCGACGGATGGCGGAAGCGATCTGAGCATCCAGGGAGTTGTATATCCACCAGAGACTCCCGGTGATTGCGATCAATGCAAGCGCTGCGCTCCCAATCAGGCGTTTCTTCATGACGCGTGTCCCACTGCAGAGCAGTATAGCAAGGCCATTGTAGGAGTCTATTGACAGAAGAATTCATTACGAGAGCTCGAGCCAGAGGACGGCCTAGACGGTATGGGCAGCGCGCTGAGAAAGCGGCACCGGAGTACGCATGCCACCTGTTACACTGTGGACGGAAGGGTCTTGCAATCACCTCAATCTAGGGCGCGGCTCGTTCGACGGTGATGCGATAGGTTCTGGAACTGCCGTTGGGGGCGACCACGACAAGGTCGATGTCGGTGCGCGAGCCCGGAGCTCCAAGGGTAATGTCCCGCGCCTGACCCGAGCCGATACCCTGGCCATTCACCTCCATGCCGGCACTTGGATCCTGAAGAGTCGCCGTCACCGTGACGCTGCTGACGGTGGTCGCCAGGTCCACCGTATACTTGGTGGTGTTCGGATTGAACGCGGGGTCCAAGATGCCGGGTGTCACCGTCAAGGCCGAGAGTCTGTTGTTGCTCGCAGGGGCTGCGCGTTCGAGGGTGATGCGATAGGTCTTGGATCTGCCGTTCGGGGCCACGACGACGAGGTCGATGTCGGTGCGTGAGCCCGGAGCTCCAAGGGTAATGTCCCGCGCCTGACCCGAGCTGATGCCCTGGCCATTCACCTCCATGCCGGCGCTTGGATCCTGAAGAGTCGCCGTCACCGTGACGCTGCTGACGGTGGTCGCCAGGTCCACCGTATACTTGGTGGTGTTCGGGTTGAACGCGGGGTCCAAGATGCCGGGTGTCACCGTCAAGGCCGAGAGTCTGTTGTTTCCGCTCAGTGCAGTGCGAAATACGTCCACGGAATATGTTGTTCTGGTGCCATTTTGCGCGGTCACCACAATATTGATAAAGGTGCTCAAACCTGGTCCGCGCAACGTAATGATACGGGGCTGCCCGGAGTTGATGGCCTGCCCATTCACCGTCAGGCTCGCCGTCGTATCTTGCAACGTCGGCGTCACTGTTACGCTGGTCACACTGCTCGCGACATCCATCGTGTACCCGACTGTGCCGGCACTGAAAGGCGGATCCAATGTTCCCGGGACTATGGTTAAGCTCTGCAAAAAGTTGTTGCCCGATATTCCACGATTCATCGTAACCAGGTAGGTTTTCTGAGTTCCGTTCTGGGCTGTCACGATAACGGTGATGGTCGTGCTTTGGCCGGAGTCATTGAGGGTAATTGCGCGTGCCTGGCCTGAGACGGCGGCTTGCCCGTCGACCGTCATCGTCGCAGCAGGGTCGTCCAGGGTGGGGGTTACCGCAATACCTCCGACGTTATTGGCGACATTGACTGTATAGCTGAGCGTGTTGGCATTGAATGTGGGAACCAGAGTTCCGGGCGAAACGGTCAAGCTCTGCAACGAATTGTTTCCGGCTAAGTTGGCTTTGTTGAGAAGCACGATGTAGATTCTTGAATTGCTCGTTGATTCTGACACCACGATACTCACGGGAGTCACTGATCCCACCGGGCCCAGTTGAATATCTCTTCTCGTCGTGGTCTGCCCATTGATAGTCACCGTGTCGCCGGCCACTCGCGGTTGCGCCGTGATGGTCACGGTTGCAATGTCGCTGGTGAGGTCGACATTGTATTGGGTGGTGTTACTGGCAAAGGACGGTTGAAGTGTTCCGGGGGTAATGGTCAGACTGGCAAGTTCAACCCCTTGGTTAACCGACCCCACATCCTGACAACCATAGGAGCCAAGGCAGATTGCAACGAGAAGCGCGACGGATACCAGATACGACTCAGCGAGGAGAGGGCGTCTTATGCGGTGCCGGCCAAGTGTCTCTTGGTGCATGAGCTGCGGGATCTATCTGCCCTTAAATCCCAAACGGTGGAGTTGCATATTACGAGCGGGGTCGAAACCGATCTATCCTACGTATGTATGGGTAAGCGAGCAGGAAAGGCCTCATGTCGGGAAGCCTTGTTACCGGCGGAGGTGATCCCAACATCCACGTGGATCGACGATGGCGAGGGGAGCCTGATGTGCGACCGTCAAGAGGTCT is a genomic window containing:
- a CDS encoding cadherin-like beta sandwich domain-containing protein, with the protein product MGSVNQGVELASLTITPGTLQPSFASNTTQYNVDLTSDIATVTITAQPRVAGDTVTINGQTTTRRDIQLGPVGSVTPVSIVVSESTSNSRIYIVLLNKANLAGNNSLQSLTVSPGTLVPTFNANTLSYTVNVANNVGGIAVTPTLDDPAATMTVDGQAAVSGQARAITLNDSGQSTTITVIVTAQNGTQKTYLVTMNRGISGNNFLQSLTIVPGTLDPPFSAGTVGYTMDVASSVTSVTVTPTLQDTTASLTVNGQAINSGQPRIITLRGPGLSTFINIVVTAQNGTRTTYSVDVFRTALSGNNRLSALTVTPGILDPAFNPNTTKYTVDLATTVSSVTVTATLQDPSAGMEVNGQGISSGQARDITLGAPGSRTDIDLVVVAPNGRSKTYRITLERAAPASNNRLSALTVTPGILDPAFNPNTTKYTVDLATTVSSVTVTATLQDPSAGMEVNGQGIGSGQARDITLGAPGSRTDIDLVVVAPNGSSRTYRITVERAAP
- a CDS encoding PA0069 family radical SAM protein, translated to MLWAADLGRELTSIGYKRQDGRMRSISNPPNPFESQHRELLEPAGAATLTVYSDDSREILSRNDSPDLPFRWSVNPYRGCFHACAYCYARPSHEYWGFGAGTDFESKIIVKEEAPQLLRRALDKPSWRGELIVFSGNTDCYQPLEAEYGLTRACLEVCAEYRNPVGIITKGSLILRDLDVLTRLSREAWVCVYFSIPFSSDETGRKVEPHAPSITKRFSAMKTLSEAGIPTGVSVAPVIPGLNEDDIPELLERARQAGAHTATHSLLRLSGSLEAVFLERMRESFPERIGKITNRIREVRGGALTESRFFRRQAGQGTYWELIEQLFAMAKRRAGFEEDHIGSIPETFRRPGVEQPSLF
- a CDS encoding OmpH family outer membrane protein; the encoded protein is MLISAARPLFLAVLLFSVLPLIAPAAHAAEFKMAVVDPQSVLEKSKAGKRALDGLKEYVSTRQKLLQRDEEDLRNYEKQLKEQAPKWNETERKEKEGQFRTKVQDFQKRAQEFNQELQKKQKELVDEYMKKISAATQSVAEKGGIALVVDKGSEQTVKIVIYSKDTIDLTDQVIKEFDRTNK
- a CDS encoding sulfurtransferase, which translates into the protein MQHHPGFLELVNRAKQRVKESSAGDVKARLDRGERFHFIDVREDHEFAKDHARGARHLGKGIIERDIEAIVPDKQDPIVLYCGGGFRSALSADALQQMGYTNVISMDGGIRAWREAGYPLE